CCTGGCCGAACGGCTGCCCATGCGGCTGGAGCGGCGCGATTGCCCCGGGGGCTGATCCGCGCTTCAACCGCGGCATGAGCGACACGCCCCGCCTTTCCCTCGCCGAAGCCCGTGCCCTGGCCGCCGCCGCGCTGGCCGCCGCCGGCGCCAATCCGGAAATGGCGGCGCTGACCGCCGCGGCCCTGGCCGATGCCGAGGCGGAAGGGCAGGGCGGGCACGGCCTCTCGCGCGTCGCCATGTATGTGGGCTTCCTCCGCGAGGGGCGCGCCGATGGCGCGGCCGTGCCACGCGTGACCCATGCGCGGGGCGGCGCGGCGCTGGTGGATGCGGGCAACGGGCTCGCCTATCCCGCGCTGCACCTGGCGGAGGCCGAGGCGGCGCGGCGCGCGGCCGAGCACGGCGTCGCCTTCATCGCTGTCACCAACAGCCACCATGCGGGCGCCATGGCCCTGCCGGTCCGGCGCCTCGCCCGCCAGGGGCTGGTGGCGCTGGCCTTCACCAATTCGCCCTATGCCATGCCGGTGCCGGGCGGCAGGCGCCCGCTGCTGGGCACCAACCCGGTCGCCGCCGCCTTCCCGCGCCGGAATGCGGCGCCGATGGTGGTGGACCTCGCCCTCTCGGAAGTCGCGCGCGGCAAGATCATGGTCGCCGCCAAGGAAGGCCGGCCCATCCCGGAGGGCTGGGCGCTCGATGCCGAAGGCCGCCCCACCACCGACGCCAAGGCCGCGCTGGACGGCGCCATGCTCGCCATGGGCGGCACCAAGGGCGCGGCGCTCGCGCTCGTGGTCGAGGTGCTGTGCGTGGCGCTGGGGGGCGCCGCCTTCGGCTTCGAGGCGGACAGCTTCTTCGCCCCCTCGCCCAACCCGCCGCGGCTCGGGCATGCCATCCTGGCGGTGGACCCGGGCGCGCTGTCCGGCAACGACGCCTTCCTGGACCGCATGGAAGCCCTGGTCACCGCCATGCTGGGCGATGAGGGCGTCCGCCTGCCCGGCGCGCGGCGGGATGGGCTTGCCGCCCGCGCGGAGGCCGAGGGCATCGCCGTGCCCCCGGCCCTGCTGGCGCAGCTCAAGGCCATGGCGGATGTCTGAATTCCGCGGCGGCTACGGCCCCTCCAGCTTCCCACCCCCGCCGCGCCGGCCGGAGCCGCAGCGCATCTGTGGGGTGAATGCGGTGCGGGCCCTGTTCCTCCGGCGGCCCGAGGCGGTGCAGCGCCTGCACTACCTGGCCGAGCGCCGGCCGGTGGCGGGCCCGCTCTGCCGCTACCTCGCGCGGCACAAGAAGGCCTATCGCGAGGTGCTGGAGGATGAACTGGCGCGCATCGCGGGCACCGAGCACCATGGCGGCATCGTCGCCATCGCCGATCCGCGCAGGGCGCTGCCGATCCCCACGCCGCCGCCGCCTGTGCTCTTCG
This region of Sediminicoccus rosea genomic DNA includes:
- a CDS encoding Ldh family oxidoreductase; the protein is MSDTPRLSLAEARALAAAALAAAGANPEMAALTAAALADAEAEGQGGHGLSRVAMYVGFLREGRADGAAVPRVTHARGGAALVDAGNGLAYPALHLAEAEAARRAAEHGVAFIAVTNSHHAGAMALPVRRLARQGLVALAFTNSPYAMPVPGGRRPLLGTNPVAAAFPRRNAAPMVVDLALSEVARGKIMVAAKEGRPIPEGWALDAEGRPTTDAKAALDGAMLAMGGTKGAALALVVEVLCVALGGAAFGFEADSFFAPSPNPPRLGHAILAVDPGALSGNDAFLDRMEALVTAMLGDEGVRLPGARRDGLAARAEAEGIAVPPALLAQLKAMADV